One Microtus pennsylvanicus isolate mMicPen1 chromosome 3, mMicPen1.hap1, whole genome shotgun sequence DNA window includes the following coding sequences:
- the Scamp5 gene encoding secretory carrier-associated membrane protein 5, with protein sequence MAEKVNNFPPLPKFIPLKPCFYQDFEADIPPQHLSLTKRLYYLWMLNSVTLAVNLVGCLAWLIGGGGATNFGLAFLWLILFTPCSYVCWFRPIYKAFKTDSSFSFMAFFFTFMAQLVISIIQAVGIPGWGVCGWIATISFFGTNIGSAVVMLIPTVMFTVVAVFSFIALSMVHKFYRGSGGSFSKAQEEWTTGAWKNPHVQQAAQNAAMGAAQGAMNQPQTQYSATPNYTYSNEM encoded by the exons ATGGCGG AGAAAGTGAACAACTTCCCACCGCTGCCCAAATTCATCCCGCTGAAGCCATGTTTCTACCAGGACTTCGAAGCAGACATCCCTCCTCAGCATCTCAGCTTGACCAAGCGCCTCTACTACCTCTGGATGT TGAACAGCGTCACGCTGGCCGTGAACCTGGTGGGCTGTCTCGCGTGGCTGATCGGAGGCGGGGGAGCCACCAACTTTGGCCTCGCCTTTCTCTGGCTCATCCTCTTCACACCTTGCTCCTACGTCTGCTGGTTTCGGCCCATTTACAAGGCCTTCAA GACAGACAGCTCCTTCAGCTTCATGGCCTTCTTCTTCACCTTCATGGCCCAGTTGGTCATTAGCATCATCCAGGCTGTGGGAATTCCAGGCTGGGGTGTCTG CGGCTGGATCGCCACCATCTCCTTCTTCGGTACGAACATTGGCTCAGCGGTGGTGATGCTCATTCCCACGGTCATGTTTACAGTTGTGGCTGTCTTTTCCTTCATTGCCCTTAGCATG GTTCATAAGTTCTACCGGGGCAGCGGGGGCAGTTTCAGCAAAGCTCAGGAGGAATGGACCACTGGTGCATGGAAGAACCCACATGTGCAACAGGCAGCCCAGAATGCAGCCATGGGGGCTGCACAGGGTGCCATGAATCAACCGCAGACTCAATATTCTGCCACTCCCAACTACACATACTCTAATGAGATGTGA